A window of the Falco biarmicus isolate bFalBia1 chromosome 10, bFalBia1.pri, whole genome shotgun sequence genome harbors these coding sequences:
- the FSHB gene encoding follitropin subunit beta: protein MKTVNCYVLLFCWKAICCNSCQLTNITIAVEREECEFCITVNATWCSGYCFTRDPVYKYPPVSSVQQTCTFKQVVYETVKIPGCGDHPESFYSYPVATECHCETCDTDTTDCTVRGLGPSYCSFRQNGSNH, encoded by the exons ATGAAGACAGTTAATTGTTACGTGCTGTTATTTTGCTGGAAAGCAATTTGTTGCAATAGCTGTCAGCTGACCAATATTACTATAGCAGTGGAAAGAGAAGAATGTGAATTCTGTATCACAGTGAATGCCACGTGGTGCTCAGGATACTGCTTCACAAGG GATCCAGTCTATAAATATCCACCAGTATCATCCGTTCAGCAAACATGTACCTTCAAGCAGGTTGTGTATGAAACAGTGAAGATCCCTGGCTGTGGTGACCATCCCGAATCTTTTTATTCGTACCCAGTAGCTACAGAGTGCCATTGTGAGACCTGTGACACAGACACCACTGACTGCACCGTGAGGGGACTGGGGCCATCCTACTGCTCCTTCCGTCAGAATGGAAGTAATCACTGA